One window from the genome of Osmerus eperlanus chromosome 1, fOsmEpe2.1, whole genome shotgun sequence encodes:
- the amigo3 gene encoding amphoterin-induced protein 3: MARAGGMPAPLVLIGYFLFLPLLRLAEASCPSPCVCASDILSCSAAGLKLLPSPLPPSTATLDLNHNLLVALVPGAFSSLPRLHTLRLAHNRLSRLEPRTFQNASLGLRHLDLSSNQLDLLDRHWFLELPGLQELLLFNNHIVKVESLALAGLGMLRQLYLSHNFLTEFPFSSIQKDTHPYLSTLDLSSNQLLQLPLDEISALPATLQSALYLHNNTLTCDCSMYGLFRHWEQQDFGSVKDFRREHTCRLYGDRRASVRFLEHGGSFGNCSLPPAEQQGAAESSLQGYVGDALLLDCVTRLRGRDLHYLWVLPQQAYVAAPGNDNGSLRVFANGSLEILSVRAEDSGVYLCMVQDRGRQRNETWEVNVTVALRGQEAEPFNTGFTTLLGCVVSLLLVLMYLYLTPCRCCCRKTPAPAANTPSPGNEASAQSSILTPTPPATTEGPGRKVSNNKHVVFLEPIREQNGRLRAEPPKLLQSQRGDTDSIISVFSDTPIVP; this comes from the coding sequence ATGGCCCGTGCCGGTGGCATGCCTGCGCCTCTGGTGTTGATAGgctacttcctgttcctccccctGCTGCGATTGGCCGAGGCCAGTTGTCCGTCTCCCTGCGTGTGCGCCTCGGACATCTTGAGCTGCAGCGCGGCTGGTCTgaagctcctcccctccccgctgcCTCCCTCCACCGCCACCCTGGACCTCAACCACAACCTGCTGGTCGCCTTGGTGCCCGGTgccttctcctccctgccccgccTCCACACCCTCCGCCTGGCTCACAACCGCCTCAGCAGGCTGGAGCCAAGAACCTTCCAGAACGCCAGCCTGGGTCTCCGGCACCTGGACCTCTCGTCCAATCAGCTGGATCTGCTGGATCGGCACTGGTTCCTGGAGTTGCCAGGGTTACAGGAGCTCCTGCTTTTCAACAACCACATTGTCAAGGTGGAGAGTCTGGCGTTGGCTGGTCTGGGTATGCTCAGACAGCTCTATCTCAGCCACAACTTTCTCACCGAGTTCCCCTTCTCGTCCATCCAGAAGGACACCCACCCCTACCTGTCCACCCTGGACCTGTCCTCCAATCAGCTGCTCCAGCTGCCCCTGGACGAGATCTCCGCCCTGCCTGCCACCCTCCAGAGTGccctctacctccacaacaACACGCTGACCTGCGACTGCTCCATGTACGGCCTGTTCCGCCACTGGGAGCAACAAGACTTCGGCTCGGTGAAAGACTTCCGCAGGGAGCACACCTGCCGGCTGTATGGGGACCGGCGCGCCTCGGTTCGCTTCCTGGAGCACGGGGGCTCCTTCGGGAACTGCAGCCTGCCCCCCGCCGAGCAGCAGGGGGCGGCAGAGAGCAGCCTGCAGGGGTACGTGGGAGACGCCCTCCTCCTGGACTGCGTGACCCGGCTGAGAGGTCGCGACCTCCACTACCTGTGGGTGCTGCCCCAGCAGGCGTACGTGGCGGCGCCGGGCAACGACAACGGCTCGCTGCGCGTGTTTGCCAACGGCTCCCTGGAGATCCTGTCGGTGAGGGCTGAGGACTCGGGCGTGTACCTGTGCATGGTGCAGGACCGGGGCCGCCAGCGCAACGAGACGTGGGAGGTGAACGTGACGGTGGCGCTGCGGGGGCAGGAGGCGGAGCCCTTCAACACGGGCTTCACCACCCTGCTGGGCTGCGTGGTGAGCCTGCTGTTGGTGCTCATGTACCTCTACCTGACCCCCTGTCGCTGCTGCTGCCGCAAGACCCCCGCCCCGGCCGCCAACACCCCCAGCCCCGGCAACGAGGCCAGCGCACAgtcctccatcctcacccccaccccgcccgcCACCACAGAGGGGCCGGGCCGCAAGGTCAGTAACAACAAGCATGTGGTCTTTCtggagccaatcagagagcagaATGGCCGGCTTAGGGCGGAGCCCCCCAAGCTCCTCCAATCGCAGCGAGGGGACACAGACTCCATCATCTCAGTGTTCTCAGACACACCCATCGTGCCATAG